The sequence TACATTGGCAACATTAAGACCCTGTTCTACATGTAATGGAATACCAACAATTGGTGTACCTGCATCAATGGCTGTCTGAACACTACCCTGTCCACCATGAATTATTGCCACATCCATAAGGGGCATCACTTTATGTGATGGTAGATGATCAACAACGAGAATATTATCGTGACTGGTTTCTTTAATTTTGTGAACGGTACTAAGGATTACAATCTTTGCATCTAAATCCTTTATACCTTCATAAACACGTTCGATGACAGCTGATTGACCAGATGTTAAAGCAACATAGATCTTTGTTTTATCAGTATCTAAAAAATTTAATATTTCATCACTCGCATCGCCAAATAGTTTTGCAAAAATAGCACCTCCATATCTGAGCTTCACTGGATGATTGTAGTATTTTTTATATTTCCCTTCCGGTTTCCAATTTTCTATTTCCTCTTTTGATATAGTCAAAATCTCAGGTACATCTGTTACGACAATTACATCCCCCATCATTATTTCTTCCATACTCATAAATGGCTCAACACCATATTTCACTGCCACTTTATTAAAAGACTTTGTTGCCATTTTTGACTTATACATTAACCCATTTACCAAATTTACCAACCATGATCGGGGAATAACTTTAAATATTTTAAAATTAGTAACCAATGTAGGTACCAGCATTTTTTTCTCAAATACAGGCGGAACAAAGGAACCTAAATGGGTCACATAATATGGAATTTTTAATGCCCTTGCAGATATAGCACACGATAGTGTAAATCCTGTGACTATTTTTTTTATGTTTTGTTCTTTAAAGAATTGAATTTCACTACCTACATGTTCATCTAATTCCTCTACTGTATAAAATTCTGCCAGTCCTTTTTCTCCGGTATTAGTTAGAACAAAGTCTCTTGCCCTTTCATTACTAAAGTGAGGTGTTACAAGATTATATTCAATACCTTCTTCTTTAAATAACCACTCATAGGGTCCGCCGTGAGTAGCCATAACAACTTCTTCACCTCGTGATTTCATTTCTTTGTATAGCTCTATCATTCTAGAGGTTTCTGATAAATACGCACAATTCGGGAAGGTACAAATTTTCATAATAATCCTCCTATCTTCCGATACTCTTCCATAAGCTTTATAGTGGCTACTTTTTCTTTAGCATGGATGCTTTGAGCTGGGATTTCTTCAACTCTTTTAAAGGGAGATGAAATATATCCAATTGGTTTAAACGTAATATCAAACATTTTATACACCTCCTAATTTAAAGAACCATAATTACTGTAGTTAGCTCTATTATAGGCATTATTAACCAAATTCCTTTTCTTCCCATTAAAATTAAGTAGAATATAGAATTAAAGCCAGGCACCTAAGCCTGGCTCTATCCATATTAATTATCTTATATCAGCAAACCCAACCCCATTACGTCCACTTGTTTTAACTTTATACATTGCATGATCTGCTCTATTAATCAGATGGTGGACGCTGTCCCCGTCATCAAGAAATGTTGCAATTCCAAAACTTGCAGTAACATGTCTGCATCCGTTTTTCTCATAATTCTTAAACTTTTTCAATATACTCTGTCGTATCCTTTCCGATACTAAAAAAGCTTCCTCTTTGTCTGTCTTGGGCAGGCAGTAGATAAACTCCTCTCCACCATGTCTAAAAACTATATCATGATCTCTCAAGTTATTTTTCAATACCTGTGAAATTTCCTTTAGGATCTCATCTCCATAACTATGACCATAGGTATCATTGATTTTTTTAAAATGATCTATATCCATCATAACAACTGAAAAGGGAATATTGTCACCTTTACTTTTTTCAATCTGTTCTTCCAATAGAAGCATTCCCTTACGCCTGTTATGGAGTTCTGTAAGTTCGTCATAGGAAGCCAGTTTATCTAGATATTTTTCCTGCATCACCTCTTTGGTTATATCAAATACTACACCAATAAGCCCGGTGATTTCCCCCTTATCATTTTTAAAGGTTGCTTTATGAAACCGAACAATATATGAATCATTCTCAGATGATGCTGCCTTCCCATCAAAAATTTGAATACCTGGATTATTGAATAACTCTTGATCTTTCTGGAAATAAAGATCTGCTTCTTTCTTGGATAATAGTTCATATGCTGTCTTTCCTATTACCTCTTCTCTTGGAAGTTTTACAAACCCTTCAAATGCTTTATTGCACCCTAAATATACCCCTTCTCGGTCTTTATAAAAAATAGGAATAGGGAGTAACTCTATTAACTCTGTCAATGATTCACTGTTATTTTTAATAAATTTTATTAAGTTCATTTTACCTCAACACGATCCCTACTAATAATTACATAACACTATGCGTATGACAAAACCGACAATAATAAATACTTTTAGCTGTAGTTAGCCTCCTTGTTACATTATACAGTTATAAACATTAAATAACAAACTATCTGTTAATTATAGGTTTCTTACGTATAAACCTTCTGAAATTATTATAGATTAAAATTATCTAACCTTCAATACTATCCCCTCTATAAATTTTTTTACATTGATTTTTCCTTTTTTTTCCTCATTTCCGTCAAAATTATTTATGACTTTTCTGATCTCACCCATATCAAAAAGTATATTTGAATATTTAGAGAAAATGGGGTTATAAAAATCCTCTGCTCCTACATGGCAGATATTTTCAAAGGCTTTGTACACTAATCTTCTTATCCTCTGTTCAAAACTTTTAAAATTAATATCAACTCCATCATTAATTTTATAGTTTTCTATTACCTCTTGAAATATATCCTTTAATTGATAAGGTTTAGAAGAATTTCGTTCTTTGAGGATCATTATAGATAAAATTACCTTTTTAAGATCATTTATTCCAAATTCAGAAATTATACCAAGATCGGAAAATATTTTTTTCAAGTCATCTTTACTCTCTTCCTTTTTAGGAGGAGCAGTATTTATCAAAGTAGTCCTTATAATCTCCATGGACCTGTCTACCTCTATAGTTTTTATGATATTTTCTAGGACACTTTTCACCTCTATTTCATTGATGGGTTTATGGATAAAGAAAAGTACTCCTTGTTTATAGGCCTCGCCTATCATATCTGAATCCTTTACTTGGGATATCATGATAAATTTTCCCCTATACCCATTTTTTATACTCTCTTTTATAATCTCTACCCCATCTTTTTCAGGAAGGAGGAAATCTATTAAAACTATATCCGGATTATAGATTTTTATCAATTCTGATGCCTTGTCACCTGAAGATAATTCTTCAATGATCTGTCCCAGGGAATTTTTTTCTATTATAAAACGAAGCATTTTCCTTATAGATATATCATCATCAATTATAATAATTCTATTTTTCATGCTGTATCACCTCTAAAGTTTTTAATGGGAAGTTTTATTTCAAATCTTGTCCCTGATTCATTAGAAGATATTATATCAATATCTCCCTCCATTTCATCTACTATGTTTTTTACGTGGGAAAGTCCCATCCCTGTAGAAGGAATCCCTGTTTTTTTGTTAAACTTCGTGGTAAACCCTGGATTGCATATAAGTTCAAAAAATCCATCAGGTATCCCAGGACCGTTATCTGATACAACGATGTAGATATAGTCATCATCACTATACTGCACAACCTCAATTTTTAAATTAGATATAAGAGAGGTCACATCCTCAGCCATGGCTTCTATGGCATTAATAATAAGGTTATTTACCACTATAAATATTTTATGATAATACCTGATTTTAAAGTTATCCTTGAATTTAACCTTAAAAAGAATATCTAGGTTTATTTCCATAAGGTAGCGTTTGGTATTGTTTTTTATTATATCCCCAATCTTTGAGAGGGATATAATTTCCTCATGTTCAAATTTATTAAAAAGATTATCTAAACCCAGCACTACCCTTGTATAATCTTTTTTTAACTCGTGTATCTCCCTGGATAGATCTAGAAAATATTTTTTGGCTTCCTCTATATCTGATACTGTTTTATAGGAAGTATACGCTTTTTTCATGAGGGCTTCCACATTGGCAGATATTTTTTTTAGGTAAAAAGATTCGGCTTCAAGATCCGAAGCCATTAAATTTAATTTCATATATTTATCGTTGTGTTCCTCTTGAAGTATCAACATCTCTTTTTTTTTATAAGCGAGAAATATGGTATATACTATGATTCCCCTTATGATAATAGCTATGATCATATAGTTGATTAGGGGGAGATGATGACTGTTTTTAACCAGAAGCTCTAAAAAATTACAGACGAAATCCATAATTAGGAGGATAACCATCTTTTTACCATGATTATATTTTTTAATATCAATTATTATGCAGCCCAATAAAAAAGTATAGTAGTAAAATACCGCCGGGAGAGCCATAGAATAGGACTTTTCAAAGGCATAATTAAAAAGAACCCAATTTAGTACGAAGATATCTATAAAAAATATCCCTGCAAACAAACCCATAATTTTTTTTAAATTAATCTTTTGGTCTATGAGAATCAGAAGAAAAAGTGTAAATACCGCTCCAGAAAACTCAAGTTCCCTTTCAAAGAAATAGTAACGTAAATTTTTAGTTAGAAGGAGGAGTATAAAGTAAGAAAAATATTTGTTCAAAATGCCACCTCACCAATGCAACGTCGGTTGCTTTTATTAAAACTATTGCAAAATATAGTGAAATTATACTATATAAGCCAATAGAATACAAAGTATTTAGGAAACACGGATATAAAGAACCCCTGTCCTGAATTTAGAACAAGGGTCAAATTTAATGATAATTTTTATAAATTTTTAAACATTTACAGGTTCCACTTCTTTTTCTCTAAATTGATCTGCATGTTCCTCTGTCCAAACTTCAGCTTTTTCCAACCCTTTTATATTAGAAGCTATGAATACAGGATCTTTCCCTTGGGATTTTTGTTTTTTATAATCAGCCAGGATATCCACTGCAATATGACCTAGTCTAACTATAGCATATAGGTTCATAAGAGCCATAAGACCCATAAAGAGATCTGCCATATTCCATACTACCGATACGGCTGATTGAGTTCCAAAGAAAACCATGAATATTACGGATATTCTAAATACTTGAAGCCAATTTTTGTTCACCTTAAGAAACTCTATATTGGATTCACCATAGTAGTAGTTACCTATGATTGAACTAAATGCAAATAACATGATACATACAGCGATAAATAGATTAGCCCAAGAACCAACTTGTGAAGAAAGAGCTGTCTGAGTAAGTTGAATTCCAGTGAGTCCTTCAGTCTGGTTAGCTCCTGAAATAAGAACCACAAGAGCAGTACAACTGCATATTAATATAGTGTCCACAAAAACTCCCAAAGTCTGAAGAAGACCTTGTTTTACAGGATGACTTACTTCAGAAGTGGCAGCGGCATTTGGAGCAGATCCCATACCAGCCTCATTGGAGAAGAGTCCCCTTTTGATACCCATCATCATGGCAGCTCCGATCCCCCCGCCTGCTGCAGCTTTCACTCCAAAAGCTCCTTCAAAAATCATAGCAAACACTCCAGGAATAAGGGTGAAATTCTTTGCAATTACAAATAACGCAACTAAAACATATGCTGTAGCCATAACAGGTACCAAAATCTCAGAAACTCTTGCTATCCTATTAACACCTCCGAATATAACCATGGCAGTAAGAACACTCAGTCCTAATCCTACAGCGACTCTACTCAAACCAAAAGCTTCCTCAAAGGCAAATGAAACAGTGTTTGCTTGAACTGAGTTGAAAACAAGTCCGAATGATATTGTTATAAGTACAGAGAAAACCATTCCCATTTTTTTCTTTCCCAGGGCTTTTTCCATATAGTAGGCAGGTCCCCCACGATAACCATTTTTATCCTTTATTTTAAATGCCTGAGCCAGGGTATTTTCGATAAAACTTGAAGCTGCTCCTATAAGGGCAATAACCCACATCCAGAATACTGCTCCCGGACCTCCTACAGAAACTGCTATTGCAACCCCTGCAAGGTTACCTGTCCCTACATGGGAGGCCACACTTATACAGAATGCCTGAAATGCTGATACTCCTCCTTCTTTTTTCGAACCACTTCCTCCTAAAACTTTAAACATCTCTCCTATATAATGAAATTGGATAAAGTTCGTCTTCAGGGTGAAAAATAACCCTACCCCTATTAAAACTGCTATAAGTACATAAGACCATAAAATTGTATTTCCTGTATCGATAATATTATTGATTAAATTAAGCATCTGTTCCTCCTTATTATGTGTTTTATTTTTAAAAAATGCTGCAAGAGAGAATTTTAGACATCTCCTCTAAAAGAGCATATCCTCCTATGGAATTCCCTTTGGAATCTAAAGCAGGACCATAAACTCCTATTCCCATCTTTCCTGGAACAAGTGAAAGTATTCCGCCGCCTACTCCTGATTTGGCAGGTATTCCCACCCTTACTGCAAATTCTCCTGAACCATCATACATCCCACATGTAACCATCAGACTTTTTATTAATTTCGCAGTATGTTCTGTAATAACCCTTTCCCCATAGCTGGTCACTCCGTTGTTTGCAAGAAAAAGTCCTATTTTTGCCAGATCAAATGCAGATACCCTTATGGAACATTGTTTAAAATAGATATCTAAAGCTTCCTCTACGTCTCCCTCTATAATCCCATCATTTTTCATAAAATAAGCCATGGCTCTATTTTTATTTCCAGTTATTTTTTCTCCCATATAGATATCTTCATCATAATCCAAATTAGGATTTTCTGAAATTTTCTTTATAAAATCTAGAACTCTGTTAAATTTATTCTCTGAAGTGCTTCCTTTTATCATGGAGGAGACTGCTATTGCTCCAGCATTTATCATGGGGTTAAAAGGCTTGCTTAAAGATGTTTCTAATTTTTTTATAGAATTAAAGGGATCCCCGGTAGGTTCCATTCCTATCTTTGAAAAGATATAATCTTCTCCATTGTCCAATATTGCCAGCATTAAAATTAAGGGTTTTGATATACTTTGGATGGTAAATTTTTTCTCATAATCTCCAGCACAAGAAACTTTGTTATTATTATCAATAAGACAAACTCCAAAATTTTCCTTATTGGCATTTTTCAAACCCGGGATATAGTCCGCTACCTTCCCCCCTTTACACTTGTCTTTATTTGCTAAAATTAACTGATAAAGAATATCCGAATCTATCATAATGAATCTCCCCCGATGTAAATCATAATCACCATACATCGATTATACTTTTTTGAAACTATAAGGTCGGCCAACCATCTGTTTGTGCAATTATAATACACGAATAAAGGAAGCGTCAAATTGATAGAAATATGCTTTATATACTAAAAAAACTCAAATAATATATTATATATATATATTGTGATCTATAATTCATATCTTTTTTTTACTTCCAGTAGGTTCTAGTAGAGCACAGTGAGATCCAGTTAGCTGAAAAAATAATGAACCACACTCCATAAACACCATATATTTTAACAATATAATATATATATAATTATAGAGGTGGAGGAAAAAATCAGGTCTACCCCTGTAAGACCTTTAAAAATAAGGATTTAGAATGAATTTTTCATCTATTATTATTTTTTATTAATTTTTCTGGACTTTCAGAACTTTATTCCTAACTCACTGAGTGTATAATCTAAATATCGATATAGAAAACACTTTTTCCCATTTATTTTGTTAGCTGTCCCTATTTTTTTTTATCTTGTGCTGTATAATTAAATGCAAAAAAAAAAGATCCATAGAAAAATCCTGCCCAATGTTTGTACCACCAAACATTAAAGGAAATTCTATGAATCAAAATCCAGCCCCGCTACGTCCACTTGTTTTAACTCTATACATTGCATCATCTGCTCTAGTGATGAGCTTATCAGAGGTATTCCCGTCATCAGGGAATACTGCAACCCCAAAACTTGCACTGATATCTCTGCATATCTTTTTCTCGTGATTCTTAAACCTCTTCAATATACTCTCCCGTATCCTTTCCGAAATTAAAAAACCGTCTTCTTTACCTATCCCTGGCAGGAAATAGATAAACTCATCTCCGCCATGTCTAAAAACTACATCCTGATCTCTCAAATTACTTTTCAGCACCTGTGAAATAATCTTAAGAACTTCATCTCCATAAGTGTGGCCGTAGTTATCATTGATTTTTTTAAAGTGATCTATATCCATCATAATAACTGAAAATGGAATGTTGTCACATTTACTTTTTTCAATCTGTTCTTCCAATAGAAGCATTCCCTTACGCCTGTTATAGAGTTCTGTGAGTTCATCATAGGAAGCAAGTCTATCTAAATGTTTTTCCTGTATCACCTCTTTGGTAATATCAAACACTGCACCAATAAGCCCGGTGATTTCCCCCCTATCATTTTTAAAGGTGGCTTTATGAAAACGAACATTGTATGAATCATTCTCATGGGTCGCTACCTTTCCATCATAAAGTTGAATCCCCGGACTGTTAAATAACTCTTCATCTTTCTGGAAATAAACATCCGCTTCTTTTTTGGGGAACAGTTCGTGTACTGTTTTTCCTATCAGCTCTTTTTTTGAAAGTTTTATAAATTCTTCAAATGCCTGATTGCATCCTAAATATACTCCTTTTCTATCTTTATAGAAGATCGGGATAGGAAGCAGATCCACTAACTCTGTTAATGATTGACTCTGTTCTTTAATAAATTCAATTAAGTTCATATTATCTCAACACCATCCCTGCTAATAATTGTATAACCCCAAGACATTAGAAAGCCAATAATATTACTATTTAGATTCCTTGTTATTTATACAGCTAGAAAGAATAAATGACAAATTATCTGTTTTTTTTTCATTTTGGAAATATTTAGTAAAAAAATCAGCTTATAAGAGGTTTTTCAAAAAAGAACAGCTCCTTTTGTTTACTTTTTCTTTCCCTTATCCAATTTTACTTTTTAACCATTCTTTTATCTCAAAAATCATATTTTTTTCATCAACTTTACAGTTGATATTATCTAGTTTTTCAGAAATAAATTCCATTTTAAATGGTGAATCTAATAATTCACACTCCATATCCTTAATAAAAATACTATTCATTGCATCGGAATAAATAACTATAGAATCAATCATACCATCCTTTAAATTTAAATTCAGATCTATTTCTCCCCATGTAAATCTGTTTACAAAATTTATGTCAAACTTAGGAGTTTCTCCATATTTCCATTTCCAGGAAGAATATTTTTCATATAAATCCTTTATAAAATTCTGGTCTTCTACATACTCTATATCTGATTTACCTTTATAAATCTCAAGAAAACTACTCATAATATTATCTTTTAAGTTTTCAATGGTTATGTCCCCTTTAATGGTTTTCAAATTCACTACTCTGGAACGAACCGACTCAATTCCTTTAGAAGCAATTTTTTCTTTGGATACTTTTAAATATTTACTCAATTTATCCATATCTGCATCAACAAGGATAGTTCCGTGATGATATGATGAATTTTCTTTTTCATAAAATGCATTTCCTGAAAATTTTCTTTCCCCTGCTAATATGTCATTTCTTCCTGAAAATTCAGCGTCAATTCCTAAATTGTTCACAGCTTTAAGGATTACACTGAGCTGTTTTTCTAAATCATATAATTTTTTATCCATAACAAAGGTAAAGTTTAAATTTCCAATATCGTGAAAAACGGTTCCCCCGCCGGATAATCTCCGGGCTATCTTTCCACCGTCTCCTTCAAAATCTTTACACTTACATTCTTTCCATGGATTTTGATTTCTTCCTACGACAATAGTATTGTCATTTTGCCACAGATATAATATCATTTCATTTTCTTTAACTTTTTCCAGCAGATATTCTTCAAAAGCCAGATTATGCCACGGGTTATACGATGTTGAACATATTATTTTGGTTGAAATATTACTATGCAAAGTGGATAGCCCCCCCTTCTACAGACAGTGCTGCTTCATGTATTGATTCGGCAGTTGTCGGGTGTGCAAATATAGTTTCTGTTATCTGCTCCGTAGTAAGCCCGTTATTTATACACAATGTCACAGAAGAAAGTAGATCTGTTGCATGGGGCCCTATTATTGTGCTGCCTATTATTTTCCCGGTTGATTTTTCTTTTATTATTTTAACAAAACCTTTAGGATCTCCCAATGTCAATGCCTTGCCATTAGCAGACATGGGAAATTTTCCCACTACAATTTCTATCCCTTTTTCATTTGCTATTTTTTCAGTAATTCCTACAACTGCTATTTCAGGTTCAGTAAAAATAGCACTTGGAACTGTAGAGTAATCAATAATTTTATTTTCTCCTAAAATATTATCCACAGCAACCATTCCCTGGTGGGAAGCAACGTGTGCTAATTGCAGGACATTTGTAACATCACCTATAGCATAAATATTTTGGATATTTGTCTGCATTTTTTCATTTATTTTGATACCTTTTTTACCGTCATTCATTTCAATGCCTAATTCTTCAAGGCCCAACCCTTTAAAATATGGCTGTCTTCCAACTGCAACCAGTACTTTGTCACATGAAATATACCTAGTTTCTCCTTCCTTGATAAATGAAACTACAGCTCCGCCATTTTCAGTTTCATCTATTGCTCCAACTTTTGAACCGGTATATAATTTAATCCCATTTTCCACTGCAATTTTACTGATTTCATCACATACATCCTCATCTAATGAAGCTAATATTCCATCTGCATATTCAACCACAAAAACTTCCACTCCAAAGCTTTCATAAATAAAAGCAAATTCCATCCCTATAACTCCTCCACCAACTATTACTAATTTTTGAGGCAGACTGGTCATATTCAGAGCTTCTTTGCTTGTTAATACATTCTTAGACTCGATTCCTTTAATAGGTACAGTTGAAGATTCCGATCCGGTGGCGATTATTATATCTTTAGTATTTATAGTTATTTCTGTTCTGTTTGTTTTTACAAATACGGTATTTGCATCTATAATTTTGCCCTTCCCATGAAGCTTTTCTATATTATGGTTTTCCAATAGATATTCTATTCCATTTTTAAGCTGATTTTTAATCTTATCTTTTCTATCAATAACTTTTCCCATATCCACAGAAACATTTTCAGCAAAAATACCAAAACTGTCAGCTT comes from Psychrilyobacter piezotolerans and encodes:
- a CDS encoding glycosyltransferase, producing MKICTFPNCAYLSETSRMIELYKEMKSRGEEVVMATHGGPYEWLFKEEGIEYNLVTPHFSNERARDFVLTNTGEKGLAEFYTVEELDEHVGSEIQFFKEQNIKKIVTGFTLSCAISARALKIPYYVTHLGSFVPPVFEKKMLVPTLVTNFKIFKVIPRSWLVNLVNGLMYKSKMATKSFNKVAVKYGVEPFMSMEEIMMGDVIVVTDVPEILTISKEEIENWKPEGKYKKYYNHPVKLRYGGAIFAKLFGDASDEILNFLDTDKTKIYVALTSGQSAVIERVYEGIKDLDAKIVILSTVHKIKETSHDNILVVDHLPSHKVMPLMDVAIIHGGQGSVQTAIDAGTPIVGIPLHVEQGLNVANVEKHGAGIMQIKHDIDPEEVREKVERILGDISYKENMKKLSIYQKQVDGVVKAVDIILE
- a CDS encoding ATP-binding protein, with protein sequence MNKYFSYFILLLLTKNLRYYFFERELEFSGAVFTLFLLILIDQKINLKKIMGLFAGIFFIDIFVLNWVLFNYAFEKSYSMALPAVFYYYTFLLGCIIIDIKKYNHGKKMVILLIMDFVCNFLELLVKNSHHLPLINYMIIAIIIRGIIVYTIFLAYKKKEMLILQEEHNDKYMKLNLMASDLEAESFYLKKISANVEALMKKAYTSYKTVSDIEEAKKYFLDLSREIHELKKDYTRVVLGLDNLFNKFEHEEIISLSKIGDIIKNNTKRYLMEINLDILFKVKFKDNFKIRYYHKIFIVVNNLIINAIEAMAEDVTSLISNLKIEVVQYSDDDYIYIVVSDNGPGIPDGFFELICNPGFTTKFNKKTGIPSTGMGLSHVKNIVDEMEGDIDIISSNESGTRFEIKLPIKNFRGDTA
- the glsA gene encoding glutaminase A; this translates as MIDSDILYQLILANKDKCKGGKVADYIPGLKNANKENFGVCLIDNNNKVSCAGDYEKKFTIQSISKPLILMLAILDNGEDYIFSKIGMEPTGDPFNSIKKLETSLSKPFNPMINAGAIAVSSMIKGSTSENKFNRVLDFIKKISENPNLDYDEDIYMGEKITGNKNRAMAYFMKNDGIIEGDVEEALDIYFKQCSIRVSAFDLAKIGLFLANNGVTSYGERVITEHTAKLIKSLMVTCGMYDGSGEFAVRVGIPAKSGVGGGILSLVPGKMGIGVYGPALDSKGNSIGGYALLEEMSKILSCSIF
- a CDS encoding GGDEF domain-containing protein, with amino-acid sequence MNLIKFIKNNSESLTELIELLPIPIFYKDREGVYLGCNKAFEGFVKLPREEVIGKTAYELLSKKEADLYFQKDQELFNNPGIQIFDGKAASSENDSYIVRFHKATFKNDKGEITGLIGVVFDITKEVMQEKYLDKLASYDELTELHNRRKGMLLLEEQIEKSKGDNIPFSVVMMDIDHFKKINDTYGHSYGDEILKEISQVLKNNLRDHDIVFRHGGEEFIYCLPKTDKEEAFLVSERIRQSILKKFKNYEKNGCRHVTASFGIATFLDDGDSVHHLINRADHAMYKVKTSGRNGVGFADIR
- a CDS encoding alanine/glycine:cation symporter family protein, which gives rise to MLNLINNIIDTGNTILWSYVLIAVLIGVGLFFTLKTNFIQFHYIGEMFKVLGGSGSKKEGGVSAFQAFCISVASHVGTGNLAGVAIAVSVGGPGAVFWMWVIALIGAASSFIENTLAQAFKIKDKNGYRGGPAYYMEKALGKKKMGMVFSVLITISFGLVFNSVQANTVSFAFEEAFGLSRVAVGLGLSVLTAMVIFGGVNRIARVSEILVPVMATAYVLVALFVIAKNFTLIPGVFAMIFEGAFGVKAAAGGGIGAAMMMGIKRGLFSNEAGMGSAPNAAATSEVSHPVKQGLLQTLGVFVDTILICSCTALVVLISGANQTEGLTGIQLTQTALSSQVGSWANLFIAVCIMLFAFSSIIGNYYYGESNIEFLKVNKNWLQVFRISVIFMVFFGTQSAVSVVWNMADLFMGLMALMNLYAIVRLGHIAVDILADYKKQKSQGKDPVFIASNIKGLEKAEVWTEEHADQFREKEVEPVNV
- the lpdA gene encoding dihydrolipoyl dehydrogenase, whose product is MEIKLEQLSGESKSGSVGKINVKIGDEIKTGDILLQVESQKGNVSVKSNASGIVEKIAIDEGNTVNIGDVLFEIDGVQNEESTEKTGGFNYFGNLMKPQKQEIEADITIIGAGPGGYVAAIHAAKQGKKVVIIEKEHVGGTCLNHGCIPTKALVRSSEIYRNMKEADSFGIFAENVSVDMGKVIDRKDKIKNQLKNGIEYLLENHNIEKLHGKGKIIDANTVFVKTNRTEITINTKDIIIATGSESSTVPIKGIESKNVLTSKEALNMTSLPQKLVIVGGGVIGMEFAFIYESFGVEVFVVEYADGILASLDEDVCDEISKIAVENGIKLYTGSKVGAIDETENGGAVVSFIKEGETRYISCDKVLVAVGRQPYFKGLGLEELGIEMNDGKKGIKINEKMQTNIQNIYAIGDVTNVLQLAHVASHQGMVAVDNILGENKIIDYSTVPSAIFTEPEIAVVGITEKIANEKGIEIVVGKFPMSANGKALTLGDPKGFVKIIKEKSTGKIIGSTIIGPHATDLLSSVTLCINNGLTTEQITETIFAHPTTAESIHEAALSVEGGAIHFA
- a CDS encoding DNA-binding domain-containing protein is translated as MKNRIIIIDDDISIRKMLRFIIEKNSLGQIIEELSSGDKASELIKIYNPDIVLIDFLLPEKDGVEIIKESIKNGYRGKFIMISQVKDSDMIGEAYKQGVLFFIHKPINEIEVKSVLENIIKTIEVDRSMEIIRTTLINTAPPKKEESKDDLKKIFSDLGIISEFGINDLKKVILSIMILKERNSSKPYQLKDIFQEVIENYKINDGVDINFKSFEQRIRRLVYKAFENICHVGAEDFYNPIFSKYSNILFDMGEIRKVINNFDGNEEKKGKINVKKFIEGIVLKVR
- a CDS encoding lipoate--protein ligase is translated as MHSNISTKIICSTSYNPWHNLAFEEYLLEKVKENEMILYLWQNDNTIVVGRNQNPWKECKCKDFEGDGGKIARRLSGGGTVFHDIGNLNFTFVMDKKLYDLEKQLSVILKAVNNLGIDAEFSGRNDILAGERKFSGNAFYEKENSSYHHGTILVDADMDKLSKYLKVSKEKIASKGIESVRSRVVNLKTIKGDITIENLKDNIMSSFLEIYKGKSDIEYVEDQNFIKDLYEKYSSWKWKYGETPKFDINFVNRFTWGEIDLNLNLKDGMIDSIVIYSDAMNSIFIKDMECELLDSPFKMEFISEKLDNINCKVDEKNMIFEIKEWLKSKIG
- a CDS encoding GGDEF domain-containing protein; translated protein: MNLIEFIKEQSQSLTELVDLLPIPIFYKDRKGVYLGCNQAFEEFIKLSKKELIGKTVHELFPKKEADVYFQKDEELFNSPGIQLYDGKVATHENDSYNVRFHKATFKNDRGEITGLIGAVFDITKEVIQEKHLDRLASYDELTELYNRRKGMLLLEEQIEKSKCDNIPFSVIMMDIDHFKKINDNYGHTYGDEVLKIISQVLKSNLRDQDVVFRHGGDEFIYFLPGIGKEDGFLISERIRESILKRFKNHEKKICRDISASFGVAVFPDDGNTSDKLITRADDAMYRVKTSGRSGAGF